A single region of the Marmota flaviventris isolate mMarFla1 chromosome 10, mMarFla1.hap1, whole genome shotgun sequence genome encodes:
- the Psmb4 gene encoding proteasome subunit beta type-4: MEPFWESRSGHWAGGPAPGQFYRIPSTPDPFMGPASALCGGPITRTQNPMVTGTSVLGVKFEGGVVIAADMLGSYGSLARFRNISRIMRVNNSTMLGASGDYADFQYLKQVLGQMVIDEELLGDGHSYSPRAIHSWLTRAMYSRRSKMNPLWNTMVIGGYADGESFLGYVDMLGVAYEAPSLATGYGAYLAQPLLREVLEKQPVLSQAEARELVERCMRVLYYRDARSYNRFQIATVTEKGVEIEGPLSAETNWDIAHMISGFE; the protein is encoded by the exons ATGGAACCGTTCTGGGAGTCGCGGTCTGGCCATTGGGCCGGGGGTCCGGCACCTGGGCAGTTTTATCGCATCCCATCCACTCCGGATCCCTTCATGGGCCCAGCGTCCGCGCTCTGCGGGGGTCCAATCACGAGAACCCA GAACCCCATGGTGACCGGGACCTCGGTCCTCGGCGTGAAGTTCGAAGGCGGCGTGGTGATTGCCGCGGACATGCTGGGCTCTTACGGCTCGCTGGCCCGTTTCCGCAACATCTCCCGCATCATGCGCGTCAACAACAGCACTATGCTGGGAGCCTCCGGGGACTACGCCGACTTCCAGTATTTGAAGCAGGTTCTCGGCCAGATGGT GATTGATGAGGAACTGTTGGGAGATGGCCACAGCTATAGCCCTAGAGCTATTCACTCGTGGCTGACCAGGGCCATGTACAGCCGCCGCTCCAAGATGAACCCTCTGTGGAACACCATGGTCATCGGAGGCTATGCTGATGGAGAGAG CTTCCTTGGTTATGTGGACATGCTTGGTGTAGCTTATGAAGCCCCTTCCCTGGCCACTGGTTATGGTGCATACTTGGCACAG CCTCTTCTTCGAGAAGTTCTGGAGAAACAGCCAGTGCTGAGCCAGGCTGAGGCCCGAGAACTAGTAGAACGCTGCATGCGAGTGCTGTATTATCGAGATGCCCGCTCTTATAACAGG tttcaaaTCGCCACTGTAACTGAAAAAGGTGTTGAAATAGAGGGACCACTGTCTGCAGAGACCAACTGGGATATTGCCCACATGATCAG tggctTTGAATGA